The Allocatelliglobosispora scoriae genome contains a region encoding:
- a CDS encoding NuoI/complex I 23 kDa subunit family protein produces MCDMSIPGSGLAKGLAVTLKTLTRRSTTRQYPDVEPDLPPRSRGVIALLEENCTVCMLCARECPDWCIVIDSHKEEVVVPGAARPRQRNVLDQFDIDFSLCMYCGICIEVCPFDALHWTPEFEYAEYDIRDLLHDKDRLGAWMPTVPPPPAHDPRGEPAKEESSAAKKAAAP; encoded by the coding sequence ATGTGCGACATGAGCATCCCAGGGTCCGGGCTGGCGAAGGGCCTCGCGGTCACGCTGAAGACGCTGACCCGCCGTTCGACCACGCGGCAGTATCCGGATGTGGAGCCGGACCTGCCGCCGCGTTCCCGGGGCGTCATCGCCCTGCTGGAGGAGAACTGCACGGTCTGCATGCTCTGTGCTCGCGAGTGCCCCGACTGGTGCATCGTCATCGACTCGCACAAGGAGGAGGTCGTCGTCCCGGGTGCCGCCCGCCCTCGCCAGCGTAATGTGCTCGACCAGTTCGACATCGACTTCTCTCTCTGTATGTACTGCGGGATCTGCATCGAGGTCTGCCCCTTCGACGCTCTGCACTGGACCCCCGAGTTCGAGTACGCGGAGTACGACATCAGGGACCTGCTCCACGACAAGGACCGCCTCGGCGCCTGGATGCCGACGGTTCCGCCGCCACCCGCGCACGACCCCAGGGGCGAGCCGGCCAAGGAGGAATCCAGCGCAGCGAAGAAGGCGGCGGCTCCGTGA
- a CDS encoding gamma-glutamyltransferase gives MMNRRPVPAGIAGGHSATVEAGAQILSAGGNAVDAAVAATLAACAAETVACGLGGGGFATVFSARTGEVTVLDFFCAVPGIEGGTPGPMVPVDVRFGDVPISYAVGGASVAVPGIPAGCRELSRRFGRLPWSTLVEPAYALAREGVPLTEGLLGPLESIATAMLRSEGASAYAPTGRLLRTGECIFHAGLAETFARMAADEPFYSGRIADEMVASVRADGGVLDHSDLAAYRVITTPVGVARLAGRTIAGRDDLNNTLRTFRGLAAGLGRGAVRAVELAEILQRYAHQPKPPREGLGETTNVSVVDAEGNACVVTHTLGLGSGVWVPGMGLHLNSMLGEGELMTPQLRPGDRVGSMMCPLVVIGADERIELAVGSAGASRIRSALVSTVLGVVDEDLDLTDAIDAPRLHVADDVVHLELGYPDESADVLVERGFAVNRWSTSNHYFGAVSAVGTSGAAADPRRHGVSQTLP, from the coding sequence ATGATGAATCGGCGGCCGGTTCCGGCCGGGATCGCGGGCGGCCACTCGGCCACCGTCGAGGCAGGCGCGCAGATCCTATCGGCGGGCGGCAACGCCGTCGATGCGGCGGTCGCCGCCACCCTCGCCGCGTGCGCCGCCGAGACCGTGGCCTGCGGACTCGGCGGCGGCGGCTTCGCCACGGTCTTCAGCGCGCGGACCGGCGAGGTGACGGTTCTGGACTTCTTCTGCGCGGTCCCGGGCATCGAGGGCGGCACGCCCGGCCCGATGGTTCCCGTCGATGTCCGATTCGGGGATGTGCCAATTTCCTACGCGGTCGGCGGTGCCTCCGTCGCGGTCCCCGGCATCCCCGCCGGCTGCCGGGAGCTGAGCCGACGCTTCGGCCGTCTGCCCTGGTCGACGCTGGTCGAGCCGGCCTACGCGTTGGCGCGGGAGGGGGTGCCGCTCACCGAAGGGCTGCTCGGTCCGCTCGAGTCGATCGCGACCGCGATGCTGCGTTCGGAGGGCGCCTCGGCGTACGCGCCGACCGGCCGCCTGCTCCGCACCGGCGAGTGCATCTTCCACGCCGGGCTCGCCGAGACGTTCGCCCGGATGGCGGCCGACGAGCCGTTCTACTCCGGCCGGATCGCCGACGAGATGGTGGCTTCGGTCCGGGCCGACGGCGGCGTACTCGACCACTCCGACCTCGCCGCCTACCGCGTGATCACCACCCCCGTCGGCGTCGCGCGCCTCGCGGGCCGCACGATCGCGGGCCGCGACGACCTCAACAACACCCTCAGAACCTTCCGCGGCCTCGCCGCCGGTCTCGGCCGCGGTGCCGTCCGGGCCGTCGAGCTCGCCGAGATCCTTCAGCGGTACGCCCACCAGCCGAAACCCCCGCGCGAAGGCCTCGGCGAGACGACGAACGTGTCGGTGGTGGACGCCGAGGGCAACGCCTGCGTCGTGACGCACACGCTCGGACTGGGCTCCGGTGTCTGGGTGCCCGGGATGGGCCTGCACCTCAACTCGATGCTCGGCGAGGGCGAGCTGATGACGCCGCAGCTCCGCCCGGGTGACCGGGTCGGCTCGATGATGTGCCCGCTCGTCGTGATCGGGGCCGACGAGCGGATCGAGCTCGCCGTGGGCTCCGCCGGTGCGTCGCGCATCCGGTCGGCGCTCGTCTCGACGGTGCTCGGCGTCGTCGACGAGGACCTCGACCTCACCGACGCCATCGACGCGCCGCGCCTGCACGTGGCCGACGACGTGGTGCACCTGGAGCTCGGCTACCCGGACGAGTCCGCCGATGTGCTGGTCGAGCGGGGTTTCGCCGTCAACCGGTGGTCGACGAGCAACCACTACTTCGGCGCGGTGAGCGCGGTCGGCACCTCCGGCGCGGCGGCCGACCCCCGCCGCCACGGCGTGTCCCAAACCCTCCCCTAG
- a CDS encoding glutamate-5-semialdehyde dehydrogenase — MSVVEEQARAARVAGRVLATVSRAVKDDALVAMADALLHRSAEILTANAVDVAAARASGTAESTVDRLTLTEARVAAIADALRQMAALPDPVGEVVRGSTLPNGLQLRQVRVPFGVVGIIYEARPNVTADAAGIALKSGNAVLLRGSSSAAQSNAAIVAALREAVAKVGLPADAIQLVDPSTRETVRDLMRARGLVDVLIPRGGAALINAVVTESIVPVIETGIGNCHIYVDASADLDMALDILINAKTSRPSVCNAAESLLVHAAVADEFLPRALGALAAAGVTVHGDPAVAAHSSAVIPATDDDYGTEYLALELSAAVVASLDDAITHINRFGTGHSEAIITGSLSASTRFVAQVDAAAVLVNASTRFVDGGEFGFGAEIGISTQKLHARGPMGLPELTSTKYVITGDGQIR; from the coding sequence ATGAGTGTTGTGGAGGAGCAGGCTCGGGCTGCTCGGGTTGCGGGGCGGGTGCTGGCCACCGTCTCGCGTGCCGTGAAGGACGACGCGCTGGTCGCGATGGCGGACGCGCTGCTGCACCGGAGTGCGGAGATCCTCACCGCCAACGCGGTCGATGTCGCGGCGGCACGGGCATCCGGCACTGCGGAGTCCACCGTCGACCGGCTCACCCTCACCGAGGCGCGCGTCGCCGCGATCGCCGACGCGCTGCGGCAGATGGCCGCGCTGCCGGATCCGGTCGGCGAGGTCGTGCGCGGCTCGACCCTCCCCAACGGACTCCAGTTGCGGCAGGTCAGGGTGCCGTTCGGCGTCGTCGGCATCATCTATGAGGCGCGCCCCAACGTCACCGCCGACGCGGCCGGGATCGCGCTCAAGTCCGGCAACGCCGTACTCCTGCGGGGATCTTCTTCTGCCGCGCAGAGCAACGCGGCGATCGTGGCCGCGCTGCGCGAAGCCGTCGCCAAGGTCGGCCTGCCCGCCGACGCGATCCAGCTCGTCGACCCGAGCACCCGCGAGACCGTCCGCGACCTGATGCGGGCGCGCGGCCTCGTCGACGTGCTGATCCCGCGCGGTGGTGCGGCCCTCATCAACGCGGTCGTCACCGAGTCGATCGTCCCGGTGATCGAGACCGGCATCGGCAACTGCCACATCTACGTCGATGCGAGCGCCGATCTCGACATGGCGCTCGACATCCTGATCAACGCCAAGACCTCCCGCCCGTCGGTCTGCAACGCCGCCGAGTCGCTGCTCGTGCACGCCGCCGTCGCCGACGAGTTCCTGCCGCGCGCGCTCGGCGCGCTCGCGGCGGCGGGCGTCACGGTCCACGGCGACCCGGCCGTCGCCGCGCACTCCAGCGCGGTCATCCCGGCCACCGACGACGATTACGGCACGGAATACCTGGCCCTGGAGCTGAGCGCGGCCGTCGTCGCGTCGCTCGACGACGCGATCACCCATATCAATCGGTTTGGTACGGGGCACAGCGAAGCCATCATCACCGGCTCCCTGTCGGCGTCGACCAGATTCGTCGCGCAGGTCGACGCGGCGGCGGTCCTCGTCAACGCGTCGACCCGGTTCGTCGACGGCGGCGAGTTCGGCTTCGGTGCCGAGATCGGCATCTCGACGCAGAAGCTGCACGCCCGCGGCCCGATGGGGCTGCCAGAGCTGACGAGCACGAAGTACGTCATCACCGGGGATGGCCAGATCCGCTGA
- a CDS encoding MFS transporter gives MTTGVEAPSTAGQPLSTTVRVGYSLGSLVTGAFGTVPGLLLLPYLTDNLGVAAGAAGLLVLLPKAWDVVVNPLAGRISDRTHTRWGARRPYLIFGGVSLAVLFALMFAAPFGAEPGISAAYVAVVFLFTATAFAFFQVPYVSMPAEMTDDYAERTRMMTWRVALLATAILVSGAGAPWIVDATGGGIAGHRWMGVFVASLMILGCVTVFVVTAKAPLGSVTASEPTLRGQLRIVAANRPFRVLVACFVAQAAGVSCMLAGVNYFADHVLHDHSARTLLFLFAVSPALVVMPLWRRIGDKVGKLRGYVIASVTLTAATLILVVSPFVPTWLVYAFIAIMGIGYAGQQLFGLAMLPDCIALDTARTGKRQAGVFTGVWTAGETLGLALGPGIFGAVLQMFDYSSSTTGTPAPQSALAEQGVLLGFTLVPAVIVGLALVFLRNYSKDLPSPAEQPQ, from the coding sequence ATGACAACCGGTGTGGAGGCGCCCAGCACAGCGGGCCAGCCCCTCTCGACCACCGTGCGAGTCGGCTACTCCCTCGGCTCGCTGGTCACCGGTGCCTTCGGCACGGTGCCCGGGCTGTTGCTGCTGCCCTACCTCACCGACAACCTCGGTGTGGCTGCGGGCGCGGCCGGTCTGCTGGTGCTGCTGCCCAAGGCGTGGGACGTCGTGGTCAACCCGCTCGCGGGTCGGATCTCCGATCGCACGCACACGCGCTGGGGTGCCCGCCGGCCCTACCTGATCTTCGGCGGGGTCTCGCTCGCCGTGCTCTTCGCGCTCATGTTCGCCGCACCCTTCGGTGCCGAACCAGGCATCTCCGCCGCCTACGTCGCCGTGGTCTTTCTCTTCACCGCGACGGCGTTCGCGTTCTTCCAGGTGCCCTACGTCTCCATGCCCGCGGAGATGACCGACGACTACGCCGAGCGTACGCGGATGATGACCTGGCGGGTCGCGCTGCTGGCGACGGCGATCCTCGTCTCCGGCGCGGGCGCCCCCTGGATCGTGGACGCGACCGGCGGCGGCATCGCCGGGCACCGCTGGATGGGCGTCTTCGTGGCGTCCCTGATGATCCTCGGCTGCGTCACCGTCTTCGTGGTCACGGCGAAGGCGCCGCTCGGCTCGGTCACCGCGAGCGAGCCGACCCTGCGCGGCCAGCTCCGGATCGTCGCCGCCAACCGGCCCTTCCGGGTGCTCGTCGCCTGCTTCGTCGCCCAGGCCGCCGGGGTCTCCTGCATGCTCGCCGGGGTCAACTACTTCGCCGACCACGTGCTGCACGATCACAGCGCGCGGACGCTGCTCTTCCTCTTCGCGGTCTCGCCCGCGCTGGTCGTGATGCCGCTCTGGCGGCGGATCGGCGACAAGGTCGGCAAGCTGCGCGGCTATGTCATCGCGTCGGTCACCCTCACCGCCGCCACGCTGATCCTGGTCGTCTCGCCCTTCGTGCCGACGTGGCTGGTCTACGCGTTCATCGCGATCATGGGCATCGGGTACGCCGGCCAGCAGCTCTTCGGCCTCGCGATGCTGCCCGACTGCATCGCCCTCGACACGGCCCGGACGGGCAAGCGGCAGGCGGGCGTCTTCACCGGCGTCTGGACGGCGGGGGAGACGCTGGGCCTCGCCCTCGGGCCGGGCATCTTCGGCGCGGTGCTGCAGATGTTCGACTACTCGTCGTCGACGACGGGGACCCCGGCACCGCAATCGGCTCTCGCGGAGCAGGGGGTGCTGCTCGGCTTCACCCTGGTGCCCGCGGTCATCGTGGGCCTGGCGCTGGTGTTCCTCCGCAACTACAGCAAGGACCTGCCGTCTCCGGCGGAGCAGCCGCAGTAA
- the proB gene encoding glutamate 5-kinase, which yields MGTVRQEQIRAGHNGQVRQQVTAARRIVVKVGSSSLTTAEGGLDAARVAALVSALAGTGGREIVLVSSGAIAAGLAPLGLAKRPRDLATQQAAASVGQGRLMHAYTEEFGRHARTVGQVLLTVDDVTRRAHYRNAYRTLRRLLDLDVVPIVNENDTVATQEIRFGDNDRLAALVAALVEADLLVLLSDVDALYTGNPADPGSRKIELVSGPADLDGIAISTPGKAGLGTGGMVTKVEAARIATGAGINVVLTAAPLAAAALAGEPVGTLFTASATRPSARLHWLAHATAARGRLHLDAGAVQAVVERQASLLPAGITSVDGAFTAGDPVDLVGPTGVAIARGLVAYDARELPPLLGRSTSELAATLGPSYDREIVHRDDLVLLH from the coding sequence ATGGGAACCGTGCGTCAGGAACAGATTCGCGCAGGTCACAATGGGCAGGTGCGACAGCAGGTAACCGCAGCCCGGCGGATCGTGGTCAAGGTCGGTTCGTCGTCGCTCACCACCGCCGAGGGCGGCCTGGACGCGGCACGGGTGGCCGCGCTCGTCTCCGCGCTCGCGGGCACCGGGGGGCGGGAGATAGTCCTCGTCTCGTCGGGCGCCATCGCGGCCGGACTCGCCCCGCTGGGGCTGGCGAAGCGACCGCGCGACCTCGCCACCCAGCAGGCCGCCGCGAGTGTCGGCCAGGGCCGCCTGATGCACGCATACACCGAGGAGTTCGGGCGCCATGCCCGTACGGTCGGGCAGGTGCTGCTGACCGTCGACGACGTCACCCGGCGCGCCCACTACCGCAACGCCTACCGCACCCTGCGCCGCCTGCTCGACCTCGACGTCGTGCCGATCGTCAACGAAAACGACACCGTCGCGACGCAGGAGATCCGGTTCGGCGACAACGACCGGCTCGCCGCGCTCGTCGCCGCGCTCGTCGAGGCGGACCTGCTGGTGCTTCTCTCCGATGTGGACGCTCTTTACACCGGCAACCCGGCCGACCCGGGCTCGCGCAAGATAGAGCTGGTCAGCGGCCCGGCCGACCTCGACGGGATCGCGATCAGCACCCCCGGCAAGGCGGGGCTCGGCACCGGCGGCATGGTCACCAAGGTCGAGGCGGCCAGGATCGCCACCGGCGCCGGGATCAACGTCGTGCTCACCGCCGCGCCGCTCGCCGCCGCCGCCCTCGCGGGCGAGCCGGTCGGCACCCTCTTCACCGCCTCGGCGACCCGCCCGTCGGCCCGGCTGCACTGGCTCGCCCACGCCACGGCGGCCCGCGGCCGGCTGCACCTCGACGCGGGCGCGGTCCAGGCGGTCGTCGAGCGCCAGGCGAGCCTCCTGCCGGCCGGGATCACGTCGGTCGACGGTGCTTTCACCGCAGGCGACCCGGTCGACCTGGTCGGCCCCACCGGCGTGGCGATCGCGAGGGGCCTGGTCGCCTACGACGCGAGGGAACTGCCACCCCTCCTGGGCCGGTCGACGTCGGAGCTCGCGGCAACGCTGGGCCCGTCCTACGACAGGGAGATCGTCCACAGAGACGACCTGGTCCTCCTCCACTAA
- a CDS encoding Uma2 family endonuclease yields the protein MSEDDSEVVEMTAAPAGRVGWVTEEDFWALGETPERFELLDGTLIVPPSATGFHQMASLGLANALRDAVHPGQFILEAVNVRLRPGAIVIPDVVIVLDDYDKLYFEPEQVVLVAEIVSPSNAAHDRVTKLQLYAKAGIPLYIIAERTMKGLHLQLLQLVDGYYVEVSRAGDGERLTLTDPLRTVEIDPATLLP from the coding sequence GTGAGCGAAGACGATTCGGAGGTGGTCGAGATGACCGCAGCACCCGCTGGCCGGGTCGGCTGGGTAACCGAGGAGGACTTCTGGGCGCTGGGTGAAACCCCCGAACGCTTCGAACTCCTCGATGGGACCTTGATCGTGCCCCCTTCAGCAACCGGCTTCCATCAGATGGCATCGTTAGGCCTGGCCAATGCTCTCCGGGATGCCGTTCACCCAGGCCAGTTCATTCTCGAAGCTGTCAATGTTCGGCTGAGGCCAGGCGCCATCGTCATCCCCGATGTCGTTATCGTTCTGGACGATTACGACAAGCTCTACTTCGAACCCGAGCAGGTCGTACTCGTCGCCGAGATCGTCTCTCCGAGCAATGCGGCGCACGACCGGGTCACGAAACTCCAGCTCTACGCCAAGGCTGGAATCCCGCTCTACATCATTGCCGAACGGACGATGAAGGGCCTCCACCTGCAGCTCTTGCAATTGGTCGACGGCTATTACGTCGAGGTGTCGCGGGCGGGTGACGGTGAGCGCCTCACCCTCACCGATCCACTGCGTACCGTCGAGATCGACCCCGCCACGCTGCTGCCCTAA
- a CDS encoding NADH-quinone oxidoreductase subunit C, with protein MAQEEIGSRIAELVGGTASVSGGGAFARPVVDVAPEKWVAAVRAVRDDAELGCDFFDWLSAVDELDEGFSIITHLWSIRARFGVLLRTRIPRDAATLASIVDVYPGAAWHERETHEMFGIGFPGGLPPLLLPPEFEGHPLRKEFVLATRVAKPWPGAKEPGESESGSKRQAVRPPGVPAPGEWGPQS; from the coding sequence ATGGCGCAGGAGGAGATCGGATCACGCATCGCGGAGCTGGTGGGGGGCACTGCCTCCGTCAGCGGCGGTGGCGCCTTCGCTCGCCCGGTCGTCGACGTGGCGCCGGAGAAGTGGGTGGCCGCCGTGCGTGCCGTCCGGGACGACGCCGAGCTCGGCTGTGACTTCTTCGACTGGCTCTCCGCCGTCGACGAGCTCGACGAGGGCTTCTCGATCATCACGCACCTCTGGTCGATCCGGGCCAGGTTCGGGGTGCTGCTGCGGACCCGCATCCCCCGGGACGCCGCGACGCTCGCCTCGATCGTGGATGTCTACCCGGGCGCCGCCTGGCACGAGCGGGAGACCCACGAGATGTTCGGCATCGGGTTCCCCGGTGGGCTGCCGCCGCTGCTGCTGCCGCCGGAGTTCGAGGGGCACCCGCTGCGCAAGGAGTTCGTGCTGGCCACTCGGGTCGCGAAGCCCTGGCCCGGCGCGAAGGAGCCCGGCGAGTCCGAGTCGGGCAGCAAGCGTCAGGCGGTCCGCCCGCCCGGCGTCCCCGCCCCGGGCGAGTGGGGCCCGCAGAGCTGA
- the nuoH gene encoding NADH-quinone oxidoreductase subunit NuoH, with translation MATWVELLLRVGGVVVAFLTLPLLVGQTEHKVMAHMQARMGPMYAGGFHGWAQLVADGIKFVQKEDVTPRAADGPVFRLAPMVALLPYMLVLLVIPLGPGDLVAQSLDVGLVFALAVLGIGVIAVLMSAWASANKYSLLGGLRGAAQLMAYELPLVLSAASVAMAAGSLSLQVIVEKWQPWWLIWQAPAMVIFFIAAIAEIRRPPFDMPIADSELVFGFMTEYTGLRFAFYLLAEFAGIVVISALTAVLFLGGWHGPNADALGWLWMLLKTYAVAFLVIWLRVAYPRLREDQLQRLCWQILVPLALAQLVLTVGVRLALN, from the coding sequence ATGGCGACGTGGGTGGAGTTGCTGCTGCGAGTCGGCGGGGTGGTGGTCGCGTTCCTGACTCTGCCGCTCCTCGTCGGGCAGACGGAGCACAAGGTCATGGCACACATGCAGGCTCGCATGGGCCCCATGTACGCCGGTGGCTTCCACGGCTGGGCGCAGCTCGTCGCCGACGGCATCAAGTTCGTGCAGAAGGAAGACGTGACCCCGCGTGCCGCCGACGGTCCGGTGTTCCGGCTCGCACCGATGGTGGCGCTGCTCCCCTACATGCTGGTGCTGCTCGTCATCCCGCTCGGCCCCGGTGACCTCGTCGCACAGTCGCTCGACGTCGGACTCGTCTTCGCGCTCGCGGTGCTCGGCATCGGTGTCATCGCGGTGCTCATGTCGGCCTGGGCTTCGGCCAACAAGTACTCCCTGCTCGGCGGGTTGCGGGGTGCGGCGCAGCTGATGGCGTACGAGCTGCCGTTGGTCCTCTCGGCGGCGAGCGTGGCGATGGCGGCCGGCTCGCTCTCACTGCAGGTGATCGTCGAGAAGTGGCAGCCGTGGTGGCTGATCTGGCAGGCACCGGCGATGGTGATCTTCTTCATCGCGGCGATCGCCGAGATCCGTCGGCCGCCCTTCGACATGCCGATCGCCGACTCCGAGCTCGTCTTCGGCTTCATGACCGAGTACACGGGGCTGCGGTTCGCGTTCTACCTGCTCGCCGAGTTCGCCGGGATCGTGGTGATCTCGGCGCTGACCGCCGTGCTCTTCCTCGGCGGCTGGCACGGCCCGAACGCCGATGCGCTCGGCTGGCTCTGGATGCTGCTCAAGACCTATGCCGTGGCGTTCCTCGTGATCTGGCTGCGGGTCGCCTATCCCCGGCTGCGCGAGGACCAGCTTCAGCGGCTCTGCTGGCAGATCCTGGTCCCGCTGGCCCTGGCGCAGCTCGTCCTCACGGTCGGCGTCCGCCTGGCGCTGAACTGA
- a CDS encoding carboxypeptidase-like regulatory domain-containing protein, producing the protein MRGGTALASVVGVLAALLVAAPASAATTITGDVTARDGGAPIVGAVVEAITGESDVVKSATTDATGHYQLIQIPTSGTFRLRFRAAGFAELWSANAPDWRNAARYSGTVQQFVNAALYQGAGTIRGTITDFTGQPLAGATILVQRKDTSWRAYTRTDATGGYTQGNVPPGEYSVKIYAARHAVQYVPAQALPSFFTVADAAEVVADDTMLPNGGLDLAIQHPTTGAPVADACITVTGTIPVFVVSGEFPPPSTVTGTVCARADGHYRFDDLPPVEYTVTMTGSRTYWPFTAAKVTPARGAPTAATITAAPAASVRLRISAAQSGVPVPTTCVQFVPLPFRTGESGIFCNLDPAGAPQAELIIGPLQNVDANLFVAPAPGSGLGAQWLSPIGGTGDQRLAAALKVGSTGVTADVPAIVLDPAGEIKGRMTGFDGADPIGCAFPVGMGLSENGKTGLPGHTYGCDTLGTYTIAGLGPYRWPIQFVPGNPVWGQTYSPIWSGRANNRFAASHIKVTAGASVTVDAVFPAQKSVWVVGTDDYTTSMALYDAYTGDPVLAGGFNGSISYRRDAFVGATNLILYRDGKGTCWMQRPVTVGRRSTLEPYFATGITQYLRYADCRSTPPPLRKMILQRRGSTAPFSIPQIIARRS; encoded by the coding sequence GTGCGTGGTGGCACTGCGTTGGCCAGCGTGGTGGGTGTGCTCGCGGCCCTGCTCGTCGCCGCACCCGCGTCGGCTGCGACCACCATCACCGGCGACGTGACGGCGCGGGACGGGGGCGCACCGATCGTCGGTGCCGTCGTCGAGGCGATCACCGGGGAGTCCGATGTGGTCAAGTCGGCGACCACCGACGCGACCGGCCACTACCAGCTGATCCAGATCCCCACGTCGGGCACCTTCCGCCTGCGTTTTCGGGCGGCGGGCTTCGCCGAACTCTGGTCCGCCAACGCACCCGACTGGCGTAACGCCGCCCGCTACTCGGGGACGGTGCAGCAGTTCGTGAACGCCGCTCTCTACCAGGGGGCGGGCACGATCCGGGGCACGATCACCGACTTCACCGGACAGCCGCTCGCCGGCGCGACGATCCTCGTGCAGCGGAAAGACACCTCCTGGCGCGCCTACACCAGGACCGATGCGACCGGCGGCTACACGCAGGGCAACGTCCCGCCGGGCGAGTATTCGGTCAAGATCTACGCAGCCCGCCACGCCGTGCAGTACGTCCCGGCGCAGGCGCTGCCCTCGTTCTTCACCGTCGCCGATGCCGCCGAGGTCGTCGCCGACGACACGATGCTGCCCAACGGCGGGCTGGACCTCGCCATTCAGCACCCGACGACGGGCGCCCCGGTCGCCGATGCCTGCATCACCGTCACCGGGACGATCCCCGTCTTCGTGGTCTCGGGGGAGTTCCCGCCGCCCAGCACGGTCACCGGCACGGTCTGCGCGCGGGCCGACGGGCACTACCGCTTCGACGACCTGCCGCCGGTCGAGTACACGGTGACGATGACCGGGAGCCGGACCTACTGGCCCTTCACCGCGGCGAAGGTGACCCCGGCTCGCGGGGCGCCGACGGCGGCGACGATCACGGCTGCTCCGGCGGCGTCCGTACGGTTGCGGATCAGCGCGGCACAGTCCGGCGTCCCGGTGCCCACGACCTGCGTCCAGTTCGTGCCGCTCCCGTTCCGGACCGGTGAGAGCGGCATCTTCTGCAACCTCGACCCGGCCGGTGCGCCGCAGGCGGAGCTGATCATCGGTCCGCTTCAGAACGTGGACGCCAACCTCTTCGTCGCCCCCGCTCCGGGCAGCGGGCTCGGTGCGCAGTGGCTCAGCCCGATCGGCGGCACCGGTGACCAGCGGCTGGCTGCGGCGCTCAAGGTGGGCAGCACCGGCGTGACCGCGGATGTCCCGGCGATCGTGCTCGACCCGGCCGGGGAGATCAAGGGTCGGATGACCGGCTTCGACGGCGCCGACCCGATCGGCTGTGCCTTCCCGGTCGGCATGGGGTTGTCGGAGAACGGCAAGACGGGGCTGCCGGGCCATACCTACGGCTGCGACACGCTGGGCACCTACACGATCGCCGGGCTCGGCCCCTACCGCTGGCCGATCCAGTTCGTGCCGGGCAACCCGGTCTGGGGGCAGACCTACTCGCCGATCTGGTCGGGCCGGGCCAACAACCGCTTCGCCGCCAGCCACATCAAGGTCACCGCCGGTGCGTCCGTGACTGTCGACGCGGTCTTCCCCGCGCAGAAGTCGGTCTGGGTGGTCGGCACCGACGACTACACCACGTCGATGGCGCTCTACGACGCGTACACCGGGGATCCGGTCCTGGCCGGAGGCTTCAACGGCAGCATCAGCTATCGGCGGGACGCCTTCGTCGGCGCGACCAACCTGATCCTCTATCGCGACGGCAAGGGCACCTGCTGGATGCAGCGGCCGGTGACGGTGGGCAGGCGGTCGACGCTGGAGCCCTACTTCGCCACCGGCATCACGCAGTACCTCCGCTACGCCGACTGCCGGTCGACCCCGCCCCCGCTGCGCAAGATGATCCTCCAGCGCCGCGGGTCGACCGCCCCGTTCTCGATCCCCCAGATCATCGCCCGCCGCAGCTAG
- a CDS encoding alkaline phosphatase family protein gives MQHVVVFGVDGVRWDTLHEVATPTFDAIAAAGFLSRFEVSAEAPTLSGPTWSTIATGVWPSAHGVRDNHFVGHRLADHPDFLTLVSRAGHRTYAAAAWPPLVTIVDNGPVFRAPTRLSYADGDAYGWGAADQLLADDAAAALGAGDFAAAFVYLGNPDETAHDEGTGEPYRAAIEAADRQVGEVLAAIRARPTYAAEQWTVIVVTDHGHRDGGGHGERSEWERTAWIAASGPGVPSGQISACHADVAPSVLAALGVHHDHLPGTPFAALG, from the coding sequence ATGCAGCATGTCGTCGTGTTCGGCGTGGACGGTGTCCGGTGGGACACGCTCCACGAGGTCGCCACCCCCACCTTCGATGCGATCGCCGCAGCCGGATTCCTCAGCCGCTTCGAGGTGAGCGCCGAGGCGCCCACGCTCTCCGGTCCGACCTGGTCGACGATCGCCACCGGTGTGTGGCCCAGCGCCCACGGCGTGCGGGACAACCACTTCGTCGGCCACCGGCTCGCCGACCACCCCGACTTCCTGACGCTGGTCAGCCGGGCGGGCCACCGCACCTACGCCGCCGCCGCGTGGCCGCCGCTCGTCACCATCGTCGACAACGGCCCGGTCTTCCGCGCGCCGACCCGGCTCAGCTATGCCGACGGCGACGCATACGGTTGGGGCGCCGCGGACCAGTTGCTTGCCGACGATGCCGCTGCCGCGCTGGGTGCCGGAGACTTCGCCGCGGCCTTCGTCTACCTCGGCAACCCCGACGAGACCGCCCATGACGAGGGCACCGGCGAGCCCTACCGAGCCGCGATCGAGGCGGCCGATCGCCAGGTGGGCGAGGTGCTCGCCGCGATCCGGGCCCGTCCGACCTACGCCGCCGAGCAGTGGACGGTCATCGTCGTCACCGATCACGGGCACCGGGACGGCGGCGGCCACGGCGAGCGCAGCGAGTGGGAGCGGACCGCGTGGATCGCGGCGAGCGGTCCCGGCGTACCGTCCGGGCAGATCAGCGCCTGCCACGCGGACGTCGCGCCGAGCGTGCTCGCCGCGCTCGGCGTTCACCACGACCACCTTCCGGGTACGCCGTTCGCCGCGCTCGGGTAG